The Dyella sp. 2HG41-7 genomic interval ACCGCAGAGGTTACAGGGAATGATCGGAAACTGCCTGTGCTCGGCGTATTCGGCGATGTCGTCTTCTTTGCAGTACGCCAGCGGCCGGATCACCACGTGCCGCCCGTCGTCCGAGCGCAGCTTGGGCGGCATCGCCTTCAAACTGCCCTGGTAGAACATGTTTAGGAAAAACGTGTTCAAGATATCGTCGCGATGATGCCCCAGCGCGATCTTGGTGACGCCGTTGTCGGCCGCCCACTGATACAACGCACCGCGCCGCAGCCGCGAGCACAGGCTGCACATCGTTTTGCCTTCCGGAATCACGCGCGTCACCGTGCTATAGGTGTCCTGCTCGATGATATGGAACGGCACGCCACGCTCGGTCAGATAGTTCGGCAGCACATGTTCGGGAAATCCGGGCTGCTTCTGATCGAGATTCACCGCGACCAACTCGAAACGCACTGGCGCCCTGGCCTGCAGCGACAACAGCACGTCCAGCATGGTGTACGAGTCTTTGCCGCCGGAGAGGCACACCATCACCTTGTCGCCGTCCTCGATCATATTGAAGTCGGCGATGGCCTGGCCCACCTGATGACGCAAACGCTTGGCCAGCTTGGCGGCCTCATAGGCGCGCTTGCGGGCGATATCGGGCGGAGTGACCTCGGGATGGGCGGACATGGGCGGGCATGGCGGACGACAGGCAAGCGCATAGTGTACCCGCCCCGCCGGCTGCGGTCCGGCGCGCTACAATTGGTTTTCTATCGCCGCCCTTCGCGCCATCGCCATGCAGGCTCAGGATCCCGCCAAGATCGCTCATCTACTGGCCGAATTGCGCCAGGAACATCGCGACCTGGATACCGCCATTCAGCAGCTGTCGGCCTCGATCGGCCAGGACGAGCTGCAAATTACCCGCATGAAAAAGCGCAAGCTG includes:
- a CDS encoding DUF465 domain-containing protein → MQAQDPAKIAHLLAELRQEHRDLDTAIQQLSASIGQDELQITRMKKRKLLLKDAIARLESKLIPDLDA
- the ttcA gene encoding tRNA 2-thiocytidine(32) synthetase TtcA, coding for MSAHPEVTPPDIARKRAYEAAKLAKRLRHQVGQAIADFNMIEDGDKVMVCLSGGKDSYTMLDVLLSLQARAPVRFELVAVNLDQKQPGFPEHVLPNYLTERGVPFHIIEQDTYSTVTRVIPEGKTMCSLCSRLRRGALYQWAADNGVTKIALGHHRDDILNTFFLNMFYQGSLKAMPPKLRSDDGRHVVIRPLAYCKEDDIAEYAEHRQFPIIPCNLCGSQENLQRKAVSRMVQDWERQYPGRSEIMFRALSNVAPSQLTDRQLFDFASLGSRDGAKRADVHGWLAGPDGESHS